Proteins co-encoded in one Gossypium arboreum isolate Shixiya-1 chromosome 11, ASM2569848v2, whole genome shotgun sequence genomic window:
- the LOC108473476 gene encoding uncharacterized protein LOC108473476: MWRCGVSILKPNCYFHCKRNYLSLSKSNLTKHPITKYSNYSSLTMTTITESDVGILCFISNLPGFRGILKQRYSDFIVNEVDIEGNVVHLTSLDAPPEAFQEVETKISDQLNKNYASEIEKFRSLACEIDVDRLEAFINQITSGSEEDISPIVLSPDSDKSHRTAMHNFFKENLRFLVTDTVDGPDSSSKCIRVRLNSGNKNKGRNLNKRKRGDRPYDSRGSSHWPAHLGNFLRFHLFKENKDTQEALGLIGKMLGIQPRSFGFAGTKDKRSVSTQRVTVFKQYASRLAALNDRLIGIKVGDFCYVKDDLLLGQLLGNRFTIVLRGVVADSEDTIQASAESLGRHGFINYFGLQRFGSGSVPTHHIGATLLRGEWKAAASTILDPREGERNIISKAREYYKQTGDIDGTLKQLPRHLVAERAMLQCLKKSPGNYLQALKAIPRTLRMMYVHSYQSYLWNHAASVRVKKYGSREVVLGDLVYSKGDDAEKTEVLPPEHEDNSLEDAYDCGQLDEISGKDLPLEKNNLVKVITASDISTGNYTIEDVVLPMPGSRIIYPMNEVAEVYHDMAKKDGISLTESVHNIKEFSITSMTGSYRRVFQKPIDFQWDLLSYTDGNLALSETDIDKIAKTKPVNPVKEENPTNGTEGEESSNHLEQLESFEDEKKFSTDDNEVEVSREAEPPQVHSPPDLNSQEPQKALKLAFTLPASCYATMAIRELLKTSTSVAFHKTLNQ, from the exons ATGTGGCGTTGTGGTGTCTCAATTCTAAAACCCAACTGTTACTTCCACTGCAAACGGAACTACTTGTCACTTTCAAAATCAAACTTGACAAAACACCCAATCACGaaatactcaaattattcaagTTTAACAATGACGACCATCACCGAATCCGATGTGGGAATCCTATGTTTCATCTCAAACCTTCCTGGTTTTCGTGGCATCCTCAAACAAAG ATATTCTGATTTCATTGTGAATGAAGTAGACATTGAGGGAAATGTTGTTCATTTGACCTCTTTAGATGCCCCTCCAGAG GCTTTTCAGGAAGTTGAAACAAAAATATCTGATCAACTTAACAAAAATTATGCATCTGAAATTGAAAAATTCAGATCACTTGCCTGCGAAATTGATGTCGATCGGTTAGAAGCTTTCATTAACCAAATTACTTCAGGCAGTGAAGAAGATATCTCTCCCATTGTTCTGTCTCCAGATTCTGATAAATCTCATCGAACG GCAATGCATAATTTCTTTAAGGAAAATCTTAGATTTCTAGTCACCGACACTGTTGATGGACCTGATTCTTCCTCAAAATGCATCCGGGTGAGGTTAAATTCTGGGAATAAGAACAAGGGAAGAAATTTGAATAAAAGGAAGAGAGGTGATAGGCCCTATGATAGTAGAGGTTCAAGCCACTGGCCAGCACATCTTGGCAATTTTCTTAG GTTCCATCTTTTCAAGGAGAATAAAGATACACAGGAAGCCTTAGGATTAATAGGAAAGATGCTTGGCATTCAG CCAAGGTCTTTTGGTTTTGCGGGTACAAAAGATAAGAGGTCAGTTTCCACTCAAAGG GTAACTGTTTTCAAGCAGTATGCAAGTAGATTAGCTGCCCTTAATGACAGGTTGATTGGTATTAAGGTGGGAGACTTCTG CTACGTCAAGGATGACCTCCTCCTTGGGCAGCTTTTAGGAAACCGATTCACCATCGTATTGCG AGGAGTTGTTGCAGATTCTGAAGATACTATTCAAGCATCTGCAGAGTCCTTGGGGAGGCATGGCTTCATCAACTATTTTGGCTTACAA CGTTTTGGAAGTGGTTCTGTTCCAACTCACCACATTGGTGCCACATTACTGCGAGGCGAATGGAAAGCTGCTGCAAGCACTATTCTTGATCCAAGAGAAGGGGA AAGAAATATCATAAGCAAGGCAAGGGAATATTATAAACAAACTGGTGACATAGATGGTACTCTCAAGCAATTACCTCGCCATTTAGTTGCAGAAAGGGCTATG CTGCAATGTTTGAAGAAAAGTCCTGGGAATTACTTGCAAGCCCTGAAAGCTATACCTAGGACGTTGAGAATGAT GTATGTCCATAGTTACCAAAGCTATCTGTGGAACCATGCAGCAAGTGTGAGAGTGAAAAAATATG GAAGCCGTGAAGTTGTGTTGGGAGACTTGGTATATAGCAAAGGAGATGATGCGGAAAAAACAGAAGTTTTACCGCCTGAACATGAAGATAATAGCTTAGAAGATGCTTATGATTGTGGTCAATTAGATGAAATATCTGGAAAAGATCTTCCGCTAGAGAAAAATAATCTTGTTAAG GTCATAACTGCATCAGATATCAGTACTGGAAATTATACTATTGAGGATGTTGTCCTTCCTATGCCAGG CTCTAGAATAATTTATCCAATGAATGAGGTTGCTGAAGTTTATCATGACATGGCAAAGAAG GATGGCATCAGCTTGACAGAGAGTGTCCATAATATCAA GGAATTTTCAATAACCAGCATGACTGGAAGCTACAGGCGTGTTTTTCAGAAGCCAATAGATTTTCAATG GGATTTGCTTTCGTATACAGATGGAAATTTAGCATTGTCGGAGACAGATATAGACAAAATTGCCAAAACTAAACCTGTGAACCCAGTCAAAGAAGAGAATCCAACCAATGGAACTGAAGGCGAAGAGTCATCCAATCATCTGGAACAATTAGAGAGCTTTGAGGATGAGAAAAAGTTTTCAACCGATGATAATGAGGTGGAGGTTTCTAGAGAAGCCGAGCCTCCACAAGTTCATTCTCCACCTGACTTGAATTCTCAGGAACCTCAGAAAGCTCTCAAATTGGCCTTCACACTTCCTGCTTCTTGTTATGCCACAATGGCCATACGAGAGCTTCTCAAGACATCCACTTCT GTTGCATTCCACAAGACACTTAACCAATAA